GCATCGCCACCGGGACGTAGTACAGGTCCGCGAGGTCGGCTATCTTTCTGGTCTCGCGCATGCCGCCCACGCGCGGGAGGTCCGGCGCGATGATATCGAGCGACTGGTTTTCGATAAGTCGGCGCTGTCCGTGGGTCCGGTAGACGTTCTCGCCGACGGTGATCGGCGTCGTCGTCGACTGGGTGACCTCCTGCTGGACGTCGTGGTTCTCCGGCGGGACCGGATCCTCGAGCCACCAGACGTCGTAGGCCTCGAGTTCGCGCGCGAGCCGCTTCGCCGATCCGGCGGTGAACGACCAGTGACAGTCGAAGGCGACGTCGGCCCGATCGCCGACGCGTTCGGTGACCTCGCGGACGATCTCGACTTTGTGGTCGATCTCGGGGCCGCGCAGGTGGCGGTTCGCCCGGTCCTTCTCGTGGCCCGAGGGAACGTCAAGGTCGAACTTGATCGCGTCGTAGCCGAGTTCTTCGACGACGCGTTCGCCCTCGTCCGCACAGGCGATGGGATTCGCCTCGTCTTCGGTGTGTAAGTCACAGTAGACCCGCACCTCGTCGCGGTACTTGCCGCCGACGAGTTGGTAGGCGGGCAACTCGAGGATCTTGCCGGCTACGTCGTGCAGCGCGATTTCGATGCCCGAGATCGCCGAGATGACCTTGCCCGAAATCGAGCCCTCGCCGGACATCTTCTGGATGAGATGTTCGTACAGTCGGTCGATGTCGAGCGGGTTCTCGCCGATCAGGAACGGGGCCATCCGTTCGATGATCGCATCGTCGCCGCCGCCCCAGTACGATTCGCCCGTGCCCACGAGACCCGCGTCGGTGTAGACGCGGACGAGAATCCAGGGGTAGTTCCCGTCAACCATCGTCGTCTGCACGTCGGTTATCTCGACATCACGCGGGCCTCTGTCGGCCGAAAGGTCCATCGTCTCGGCGGACAGGTCGCGCAT
The sequence above is drawn from the Halostagnicola kamekurae genome and encodes:
- a CDS encoding mandelate racemase/muconate lactonizing enzyme family protein, whose amino-acid sequence is MPNYRTLRDPNAEYTMRDLSAETMDLSADRGPRDVEITDVQTTMVDGNYPWILVRVYTDAGLVGTGESYWGGGDDAIIERMAPFLIGENPLDIDRLYEHLIQKMSGEGSISGKVISAISGIEIALHDVAGKILELPAYQLVGGKYRDEVRVYCDLHTEDEANPIACADEGERVVEELGYDAIKFDLDVPSGHEKDRANRHLRGPEIDHKVEIVREVTERVGDRADVAFDCHWSFTAGSAKRLARELEAYDVWWLEDPVPPENHDVQQEVTQSTTTPITVGENVYRTHGQRRLIENQSLDIIAPDLPRVGGMRETRKIADLADLYYVPVAMHNVSSPIGTMASAQVAAAIPNSLALEYHSYQLGWWEDLVEEDGLIEDGRMEVPEKPGLGLTLDLDAVEEHMVEGETLFDEA